In a genomic window of Croceibacterium sp. TMG7-5b_MA50:
- a CDS encoding ABC transporter ATP-binding protein, with the protein MSDGLEITGLTAGYSGRAIIGGLDLPELRPGTVTSLIGPNAAGKTTLLRALAGLHPATGHVRLGGQELLSLPLVEHARAVTYMPQSLPQRVALSVLEAVAGALRASPVEGPTLSDAALMARALKVIELVGIGRKALTGLDHLSGGQRQLASLAQALARGPRVLLLDEPISALDLYYQLRVMKLVRQLAAERGMIVVMVLHDLAIAARWSDRVVVLHEGRVMADGAPAQAISAGVLAEVYRVAGRVEQDGADLRVLIDDILP; encoded by the coding sequence GTGTCTGACGGGCTGGAGATCACCGGCCTGACGGCAGGTTATAGCGGGCGCGCGATCATCGGCGGGCTGGACCTGCCGGAGCTGCGGCCGGGGACGGTGACTTCGCTGATCGGCCCCAATGCAGCGGGCAAGACGACGCTGTTGCGCGCGCTGGCCGGGCTGCACCCTGCCACCGGCCATGTGCGGTTGGGCGGACAGGAGCTGCTGTCGCTGCCGCTGGTGGAGCATGCGCGCGCCGTCACCTACATGCCGCAGAGCCTGCCGCAGCGCGTGGCGCTGAGCGTGCTGGAGGCGGTGGCGGGCGCCTTGCGCGCCAGCCCGGTGGAGGGGCCGACGCTATCCGACGCGGCGCTAATGGCGCGTGCGCTGAAGGTGATCGAGCTGGTCGGGATCGGGCGCAAGGCGCTGACGGGCCTGGATCACCTGTCGGGCGGGCAGCGGCAACTGGCCTCGCTGGCGCAGGCACTGGCGCGCGGGCCGCGCGTGCTGCTGCTGGACGAGCCGATCAGCGCGCTGGACCTGTATTATCAGCTCCGCGTCATGAAGCTGGTGCGGCAGCTGGCGGCGGAGCGCGGGATGATCGTGGTGATGGTGCTGCACGACCTCGCCATTGCGGCGCGCTGGTCCGACCGGGTGGTGGTGCTGCACGAAGGGCGGGTCATGGCCGATGGCGCCCCGGCGCAGGCGATCAGTGCCGGTGTGTTGGCGGAGGTCTACCGCGTGGCCGGACGGGTGGAGCAGGATGGCGCCGATCTGCGCGTGCTGATCGACGACATCCTGCCCTGA
- a CDS encoding phosphoribosylanthranilate isomerase, whose protein sequence is MPAPAVKICGLSTPDTIDAAVAAGASHIGLVHHPDSPRHVSLADGARLRARVPERVKVVLLLVNQQPQPTLEAIAAIRPDIIQFHGRETPEWLALLRGQTRIGVWKAFGLRDAAALERARKYEGTADLLLFDAPASKLPGGNGLRLDWSLLTGFRPFMPWGLAGGLNPTNVADAVHQTGAPLVDVSSGVETAPGVKDPGLIRDFVKAAAA, encoded by the coding sequence GTGCCGGCACCCGCCGTCAAGATCTGCGGTCTCAGCACGCCCGACACGATCGACGCGGCGGTGGCTGCCGGTGCCAGCCATATCGGCCTGGTCCACCATCCCGACAGCCCGCGCCACGTCTCTCTGGCGGACGGCGCCCGGCTGCGCGCCCGCGTGCCCGAACGCGTCAAGGTCGTGCTGCTGCTGGTGAACCAGCAACCGCAACCCACGCTGGAGGCGATTGCCGCCATCCGGCCGGACATCATCCAGTTCCACGGGCGCGAAACGCCCGAATGGCTGGCGCTGCTGCGCGGGCAGACCCGCATCGGCGTGTGGAAGGCGTTCGGCCTGCGCGATGCCGCCGCGCTGGAACGCGCGCGCAAATACGAAGGCACCGCCGACCTCCTGCTGTTCGACGCGCCCGCCAGCAAGCTGCCCGGCGGCAACGGCCTGCGGCTCGACTGGTCGCTGCTGACGGGCTTCCGCCCCTTCATGCCCTGGGGACTTGCCGGCGGTTTAAATCCCACCAACGTCGCCGACGCCGTGCACCAGACCGGCGCGCCGCTGGTGGATGTCAGCTCAGGTGTGGAAACTGCACCGGGCGTAAAGGACCCCGGCCTGATCCGGGACTTCGTGAAGGCGGCTGCGGCGTAA
- a CDS encoding iron ABC transporter permease: MHGNGHDGAAILSAYRATRRRRELILAGMVVLGLAAFLLDISTGPSPLRLADVVLGLFRPDQLTMPEVTIIRQVRLPYALMALLVGAALSLAGAEMQTILNNPLASPFTLGVSSAASFGAALAIVSGISLPFVPADWMVPLNAFIAAFASVLLLEALARSRAAGTEGVVLFGIALVFTFNAAVALLQFVASQEALSQLVFWTMGSLGRSTWGGLATLAVVVAAVLPFSWRAADALTALRLGEDRARSFGIDVRRLRLFSLLRISALAATAVAFVGTIGFIGLVGPHIARMLLGEDHRFLLPASILTGAVIMSLASVLSKVLVPGVLLPVGIVTSLIGVPVFLLLILRRPNRV, translated from the coding sequence ATGCACGGGAACGGACATGATGGCGCGGCGATCCTGTCGGCGTATCGCGCCACGCGGCGGCGGCGGGAGCTGATCCTCGCCGGCATGGTGGTGCTGGGGCTGGCGGCGTTCCTGCTCGACATCTCCACCGGGCCGTCGCCCTTGCGGCTGGCGGATGTGGTGCTGGGGCTGTTCCGTCCCGACCAGCTGACCATGCCGGAAGTAACCATCATCCGGCAGGTGCGGCTGCCCTATGCCCTGATGGCGCTGCTGGTGGGTGCGGCGCTGTCGCTGGCGGGCGCGGAGATGCAGACGATCCTGAACAACCCGCTGGCGAGCCCGTTCACGCTGGGCGTGTCGAGCGCGGCGAGCTTCGGCGCGGCGCTGGCGATCGTCAGCGGCATCAGCCTGCCGTTCGTGCCGGCGGACTGGATGGTGCCGTTGAACGCCTTCATCGCCGCCTTCGCATCCGTGCTGCTGCTGGAGGCGCTGGCGCGCAGCCGCGCGGCGGGCACCGAGGGTGTGGTGCTGTTCGGCATCGCGCTGGTGTTCACCTTCAACGCCGCGGTCGCGCTGCTGCAGTTCGTGGCGAGCCAGGAGGCGCTGAGCCAGCTGGTGTTCTGGACCATGGGCTCGCTCGGCCGGTCGACCTGGGGCGGGCTGGCGACGCTGGCGGTGGTGGTCGCCGCCGTGCTGCCGTTCAGCTGGCGCGCGGCGGATGCGCTGACCGCGCTGAGGCTGGGGGAAGACAGGGCGCGCAGCTTCGGCATCGATGTCCGGCGGTTGCGGCTGTTCAGCCTGCTGCGCATCAGCGCGCTGGCGGCGACGGCGGTGGCGTTCGTGGGCACGATCGGCTTCATCGGCCTGGTCGGCCCGCACATCGCGCGGATGCTGCTGGGGGAGGATCACCGGTTCCTGCTGCCCGCCTCCATCCTGACGGGCGCGGTCATCATGTCGCTGGCGAGCGTGCTGTCCAAGGTGCTGGTGCCGGGCGTGCTGCTGCCCGTCGGGATCGTCACCAGCCTGATCGGGGTGCCGGTGTTCCTCCTCCTGATCCTGCGGCGGCCGAACCGTGTCTGA
- a CDS encoding cyclopropane-fatty-acyl-phospholipid synthase family protein — protein MTLSERIFARVLDAMVRQGTLAVTFADGTTRTFGTPAAAFPDVAIRFADPQVARDTLRDMRLGFAEAWIDGRVGIERGDIMQLVTLLRHNNRWEDKRDLAPPSPTRRVRRRVGHLLEGFNRPGSSRRNVAHHYDIGNPLYRLMLDAAHMQYSCAYWPRPGMTLEQAQEAKLAHIAAKLAIEPGMDVLDIGCGWGGMAIFLAQRTGAFVTGITLSQEQLALARERAHAAGVADRVRFELVDYRLLAERGDRFDRIVSVGMFEHVGQPQFTTFFRSCAHLLAPGGVMLLHTIGRMGGPGRTDAFTARHVFPGGYIPALSEIVTASEKVRLIATDVEVWRRHYAPTLHAWYANCLAHRSEIEALHGARFFRMWTFYLAGAATSFESGAMCNFQLQYVLDRDALPLTRDYIAEGERALLGT, from the coding sequence ATGACCCTGTCGGAACGCATCTTCGCCCGCGTGCTGGACGCCATGGTGCGGCAGGGCACCCTTGCCGTGACCTTTGCCGACGGCACGACCCGCACCTTCGGCACGCCTGCCGCCGCTTTCCCCGACGTGGCGATACGCTTCGCCGACCCGCAGGTGGCCCGCGATACGCTGCGCGACATGCGGCTCGGCTTTGCGGAGGCGTGGATCGACGGGCGCGTCGGGATCGAACGCGGCGACATCATGCAGCTGGTCACGCTGCTGCGGCATAACAACCGCTGGGAAGACAAGCGCGACCTCGCCCCGCCCTCGCCAACGCGCCGCGTGCGGCGGCGGGTCGGACACCTGCTGGAAGGATTCAACCGGCCCGGCTCGTCACGTCGCAACGTCGCGCATCACTACGACATCGGCAATCCGCTCTACCGCCTGATGCTGGACGCGGCGCATATGCAATATAGCTGCGCCTACTGGCCACGGCCCGGCATGACGCTGGAGCAAGCGCAGGAGGCGAAGCTCGCTCATATCGCCGCCAAGCTGGCGATCGAACCGGGCATGGACGTGCTCGATATCGGTTGCGGCTGGGGCGGGATGGCGATCTTCCTGGCACAGCGCACCGGCGCCTTCGTCACCGGCATCACGCTCAGCCAGGAACAGCTCGCTTTGGCGCGGGAACGGGCGCACGCGGCGGGCGTCGCCGACCGTGTCCGGTTCGAACTGGTCGATTACCGCCTGCTGGCCGAACGCGGGGACCGCTTCGACCGGATCGTGTCGGTCGGCATGTTCGAACATGTCGGCCAGCCGCAATTCACCACCTTCTTTCGCAGCTGCGCTCATTTGCTGGCGCCGGGCGGCGTGATGCTGCTGCACACGATCGGTCGCATGGGCGGCCCCGGCCGGACCGACGCGTTCACCGCCAGGCACGTCTTCCCCGGCGGCTACATCCCCGCGTTGAGCGAGATCGTCACCGCCAGCGAGAAGGTGCGCCTGATCGCCACCGACGTGGAGGTCTGGCGACGGCACTACGCCCCCACGCTGCACGCCTGGTACGCCAATTGCCTGGCCCACCGGTCGGAGATCGAGGCGCTGCATGGAGCACGCTTCTTCCGCATGTGGACTTTCTACCTCGCCGGGGCGGCTACCTCCTTCGAAAGCGGGGCGATGTGCAATTTCCAGCTGCAATATGTGCTGGACCGCGACGCCCTGCCCCTCACCCGCGACTACATCGCGGAAGGGGAACGGGCGCTGCTCGGCACCTGA
- a CDS encoding LapA family protein, with product MRTILWVLLLAALLLFAVTNWTPVELRIWDNIVLETRLPALVIVAFVAGLAPMWLLHRARVWNLKRRIASLESSVRTAAMAAPADTPIAATPVTATATASADPAPAGTPHPFGEPL from the coding sequence ATGCGCACCATTCTGTGGGTCCTGCTGCTGGCGGCGCTGCTGCTGTTCGCGGTGACCAACTGGACGCCGGTGGAACTGCGCATCTGGGACAACATCGTGCTGGAAACCCGCCTGCCCGCGCTGGTCATCGTCGCCTTCGTCGCGGGCCTTGCCCCCATGTGGCTGCTGCACCGCGCGCGGGTGTGGAACCTGAAGCGGCGCATCGCCTCGCTGGAAAGCAGCGTGCGGACCGCCGCGATGGCAGCGCCCGCGGACACCCCCATCGCCGCCACACCCGTGACCGCGACCGCGACCGCTTCGGCGGACCCGGCCCCGGCCGGTACACCGCATCCTTTCGGAGAGCCACTTTGA
- a CDS encoding ABC transporter substrate-binding protein, protein MTIRMGVTTALLAFALAGLGISGCRQADAPQADASASTTLVDVRGRPVRVNGPVSRIAIDDSRYLVALGLIHPDPGSLLVAWPQDVNRLGDETYQQFLAKSPALATLPKVASSAGSFDLEQVLAARPQLALLSLESGVTDAQIAQLEGAGITVAVVDFFVQPLQNLERSLRLLGEVTGRQQQADAFIAFRKQHMDRIATAVATLPATDRPTVFLEAHAGMGGDCCNSPGRGNIGDYLAFVGGHNIGADVIEQSFGKLNLEYVISRDPAIYIGTGGPHLAKANGLVLGAGVTPAQAQAALRRVTQRPGIAGLTAVRQGRAYGFSHQLINSPLDIVAVETFARWLHPDLFADLDPAATLDTINTRFLAVPYRGTFWTGPLTGSSAASPQE, encoded by the coding sequence ATGACCATTCGCATGGGCGTGACCACCGCCCTGCTCGCGTTCGCGCTGGCTGGGCTCGGTATCTCCGGTTGCCGGCAGGCCGATGCGCCGCAAGCCGACGCAAGTGCCTCCACCACCCTTGTCGATGTGCGTGGCCGGCCGGTGCGGGTGAACGGCCCGGTCAGCCGCATCGCCATTGACGATTCACGCTACCTCGTCGCGCTCGGGCTGATCCATCCCGATCCCGGATCGCTGCTGGTCGCCTGGCCGCAGGACGTGAACCGGCTGGGCGACGAGACCTACCAGCAGTTCCTGGCGAAAAGCCCCGCCCTCGCCACCCTGCCCAAGGTGGCGAGTTCCGCCGGCAGCTTTGATCTTGAACAGGTGCTCGCCGCGCGCCCGCAACTCGCGCTGCTGTCGCTGGAAAGCGGCGTCACGGACGCGCAGATCGCCCAGCTTGAAGGGGCCGGCATCACCGTCGCGGTGGTCGATTTCTTCGTCCAGCCGCTCCAGAACCTGGAACGCAGCCTGCGCCTGCTTGGCGAAGTCACCGGCCGGCAACAGCAGGCCGACGCATTCATCGCCTTCCGCAAGCAGCACATGGACCGCATCGCCACCGCCGTCGCCACCCTCCCCGCCACTGACCGGCCGACCGTCTTCCTGGAGGCGCATGCCGGCATGGGTGGTGATTGCTGCAACAGCCCGGGACGCGGCAATATCGGCGACTACCTCGCCTTTGTCGGCGGGCACAATATCGGCGCTGACGTGATCGAGCAGAGCTTCGGCAAGCTGAACCTTGAATATGTCATCAGCCGCGATCCCGCGATCTATATCGGCACCGGCGGGCCGCATCTGGCGAAGGCCAACGGTCTGGTGCTGGGCGCGGGGGTCACGCCGGCCCAGGCGCAGGCCGCGCTGCGCCGCGTGACGCAGCGGCCGGGCATCGCCGGCCTCACCGCCGTACGGCAGGGCCGCGCCTATGGCTTCTCGCACCAGCTCATCAATTCCCCGCTCGACATCGTGGCGGTGGAGACATTCGCCCGGTGGCTGCACCCGGACCTGTTCGCCGACCTGGATCCTGCCGCCACGCTCGACACCATCAACACCCGGTTCCTGGCCGTGCCCTATCGCGGCACTTTCTGGACGGGGCCCCTCACCGGTTCTTCGGCCGCTTCACCTCAGGAGTAA
- the pyrF gene encoding orotidine-5'-phosphate decarboxylase, giving the protein MTNPVFLALDLPRLDAAVALAGKVRGHVGGLKLGLEFFCAHGHHGVHELAQLGMPIFLDLKLHDIPNTVARAMQAIHVLEPAIVTIHAAGGRAMMEDAKAAAGERCKVVAVTLLTSMDDADLAQTGVGGSAHDQVLRLADLAQEAGVDGIVCSGHEVAAVHQRWKNGFLVVPGLRPADSLPGNRAGDQKRVVTPRAARDAGASVLVIGRPITRAADPLAAARAIEATL; this is encoded by the coding sequence TTGACCAACCCCGTCTTTCTTGCGCTGGACCTGCCGCGGCTGGATGCGGCGGTCGCGCTGGCGGGCAAGGTCCGCGGCCATGTCGGCGGGCTGAAGCTCGGCCTCGAATTCTTCTGCGCGCATGGCCACCACGGCGTGCACGAGCTGGCACAGCTCGGCATGCCGATCTTCCTCGATCTGAAGCTGCACGACATCCCCAACACCGTCGCCCGCGCGATGCAGGCGATCCATGTGCTGGAACCGGCGATCGTCACCATCCATGCCGCTGGCGGGCGTGCGATGATGGAGGATGCGAAGGCCGCCGCCGGCGAACGCTGCAAGGTAGTCGCCGTGACCCTGCTGACCAGCATGGACGATGCCGACCTCGCGCAGACCGGGGTGGGCGGCAGCGCGCATGACCAAGTGCTGCGCCTGGCCGACTTGGCGCAGGAGGCCGGTGTGGACGGGATCGTCTGCTCCGGGCACGAGGTCGCCGCCGTCCACCAGCGGTGGAAGAACGGGTTCCTGGTGGTGCCCGGCCTGCGCCCGGCCGACAGCCTGCCCGGCAATCGGGCGGGCGACCAGAAGCGGGTGGTCACGCCGCGCGCGGCCCGCGATGCCGGCGCCTCCGTGCTGGTGATCGGCCGCCCGATCACCCGCGCCGCCGACCCGCTCGCCGCCGCCCGCGCGATCGAGGCGACCCTGTAG
- a CDS encoding alpha/beta hydrolase-fold protein: MIMIVKNVMTQPDDCFRLPGATSQVVGEYRIDLLVPEGPAPEGGWPSVWLLDGAGCFGTCVEAMRRMSRRSDATAVVPLVIVGISAADGDRARRQRVFTSPMADRPEAGGAEAFLRFLLEEVRPQVAARAPLDEGRTTLWGHSLAGYFTLWVLATHPRSFRNYAAISPSTWWDRPVLEAGLARAPGDRRALVCIGEWEDALPPWQASAPDAASALARRQARQMVAGARDIAALLTGVLGEEHAQFRLLPEEDHASVLSAAVPRMLRMASGA, from the coding sequence ATGATAATGATTGTAAAGAACGTGATGACGCAGCCTGACGATTGTTTCCGCCTGCCGGGTGCGACCAGCCAGGTCGTCGGCGAGTACCGGATCGACCTGCTGGTGCCCGAAGGACCGGCGCCCGAGGGCGGCTGGCCTTCGGTATGGCTGCTGGACGGGGCCGGTTGCTTCGGCACCTGTGTGGAGGCGATGCGGCGGATGAGCCGGCGGAGCGATGCGACGGCGGTCGTGCCGCTGGTGATCGTCGGCATTAGCGCAGCCGACGGTGATCGGGCACGGCGGCAGCGGGTGTTCACCTCGCCCATGGCGGACCGGCCGGAGGCCGGCGGGGCGGAGGCGTTCCTGCGCTTCCTGCTGGAGGAGGTACGGCCGCAGGTGGCCGCGCGCGCGCCGCTGGACGAGGGGCGCACGACCCTGTGGGGGCATTCGCTGGCCGGGTACTTCACCCTGTGGGTGCTGGCGACGCACCCGCGATCCTTCCGCAACTATGCCGCGATCAGCCCGTCCACCTGGTGGGACCGGCCGGTGCTGGAGGCGGGGCTGGCGCGTGCGCCAGGCGATCGGCGCGCGCTGGTGTGCATCGGCGAGTGGGAGGATGCGCTGCCACCATGGCAGGCGAGCGCGCCCGACGCCGCGAGCGCGCTGGCCCGGCGGCAGGCGCGGCAGATGGTAGCGGGGGCGCGCGACATCGCCGCGCTGCTGACGGGCGTGCTGGGGGAGGAGCACGCGCAGTTCCGCCTGCTGCCGGAGGAGGACCATGCATCGGTGCTGTCGGCGGCAGTGCCGCGGATGCTGCGGATGGCTTCCGGGGCGTAA
- the purB gene encoding adenylosuccinate lyase: MVPRYSRPAMTALWEPEARYRIWFEIEALATEKLGELGVVPASAAEALWAWWRTDPAIDVPAIDAIEAVTKHDVIAFLTWVAEQVGDQARFMHQGMTSSDVLDTTLAVQLARSADLLLADMDALLAALERRAREHKYTPTIGRSHGIHAEPVTFGLKLAGYHAEFARNRARLLAARAEIATCAISGAVGTFANVAPEVEEFVAEKLGLQPETISTQVIPRDRHAMFFATLGVIASSIERLAVEIRHLQRTEVLEAEEYFSPGQKGSSAMPHKRNPVLTENLTGLARMVRSAAIPAMENVALWHERDISHSSVERFIGPDACITLDFALARLTGVVDKLVIYPDRMQANLDRMGGLVHSQRVLLALTQAGVSREDSYRLVQRNAMKVWESDGRLSLLQLLQADPEVTAALSADQLAERFDLDYHFAQVDRIFDRVFGAA, from the coding sequence ATGGTCCCCCGCTATTCCCGCCCCGCCATGACCGCCCTGTGGGAGCCGGAGGCGCGCTACCGCATCTGGTTCGAGATCGAGGCGCTGGCGACGGAGAAGCTGGGCGAGCTGGGCGTCGTCCCCGCCAGCGCGGCGGAGGCGTTGTGGGCCTGGTGGCGGACCGATCCGGCGATCGACGTGCCTGCGATCGACGCGATCGAGGCGGTGACCAAGCATGACGTGATCGCCTTCCTCACCTGGGTGGCGGAGCAGGTGGGCGACCAGGCGCGCTTCATGCACCAGGGCATGACCAGTTCGGACGTGCTCGACACCACGCTGGCGGTGCAGCTCGCGCGCTCGGCCGACCTGCTGCTGGCCGACATGGACGCGCTGCTCGCCGCGCTGGAACGCCGCGCACGCGAACACAAGTACACCCCCACGATCGGCCGCAGCCATGGCATCCATGCCGAACCGGTGACATTCGGCCTGAAGCTTGCGGGCTATCACGCTGAATTTGCGCGCAACCGCGCCCGCCTGCTGGCCGCGCGGGCGGAGATCGCCACCTGCGCCATCAGCGGCGCGGTCGGCACCTTCGCCAATGTCGCGCCGGAGGTGGAGGAATTCGTGGCCGAGAAGCTCGGCCTGCAGCCCGAAACCATCTCCACCCAGGTCATTCCGCGCGACCGGCACGCGATGTTCTTCGCCACGCTGGGCGTCATCGCCAGCTCCATCGAACGGCTGGCGGTCGAGATCCGCCACCTGCAACGGACCGAGGTGCTGGAGGCGGAGGAGTATTTCAGCCCCGGCCAGAAGGGCAGCAGCGCCATGCCGCACAAGCGCAACCCGGTGCTGACGGAGAACCTGACCGGTCTTGCCCGCATGGTCCGGTCCGCCGCGATCCCCGCGATGGAGAACGTGGCGCTGTGGCACGAACGCGATATCAGCCATTCCAGCGTCGAGCGCTTCATCGGGCCCGATGCCTGCATCACGCTGGACTTCGCGCTCGCCCGCCTGACCGGCGTCGTCGACAAGCTGGTGATCTACCCCGACCGCATGCAGGCGAACCTCGACCGGATGGGCGGCCTCGTCCATTCGCAGCGCGTGCTGCTGGCGCTGACGCAGGCGGGGGTCAGCCGGGAGGATTCCTACCGGCTGGTGCAGCGCAACGCGATGAAGGTGTGGGAAAGCGATGGCAGGCTGTCGCTGCTCCAGCTGCTGCAGGCTGACCCGGAAGTGACTGCGGCGCTGTCGGCTGACCAGTTGGCGGAACGCTTCGATCTCGACTATCACTTCGCGCAGGTGGACCGGATCTTCGACCGGGTGTTTGGCGCCGCCTGA
- a CDS encoding amidohydrolase, translating into MTIPADLHDLAPVMTGWRRDLHRHPELAFAEHRTAAFVAERLRACGLDPATGIGGTGVVAVVDSGRPGATIALRADMDALPMTDEGGRDWHSTVPGVAHTCGHDGHTAALLGVAQHLAAHPPASGRVVLIFQPAEENGQGARAMIADGLLDRWPFDEVYAFHNMPLLPPGTAGIRTGPVLNGYIIWDILVEGVGGHGAAFFKAVDPLQAAARLAVEISSIAGRYLDPAESGLVTCCSLQAGSSHNIIPASATLGGTLRALKPDVLALLWDRLQQACTGIAALTGCTITCRAQAEVPPCVNHPDAADHAAAIAAQVLGQGRVVRDHPPYPFTDDMALLLQAAPGAYLFLGQDSAMCHHPAYDFDDALLPQAAAIFAGIVRHRLG; encoded by the coding sequence ATGACCATCCCCGCCGACCTGCACGATCTCGCCCCCGTGATGACCGGGTGGCGGCGCGACCTGCATCGCCACCCCGAACTCGCCTTTGCCGAACACCGCACCGCCGCCTTCGTCGCGGAACGGCTGCGCGCTTGCGGGCTCGATCCGGCGACGGGCATCGGCGGGACGGGAGTGGTAGCGGTGGTGGACAGCGGCCGGCCCGGCGCCACCATTGCGCTGCGGGCCGACATGGACGCGCTGCCGATGACGGACGAAGGCGGGCGCGACTGGCACTCCACGGTGCCGGGCGTCGCCCACACCTGCGGCCATGATGGCCATACCGCCGCGCTGCTGGGGGTGGCGCAGCACCTCGCCGCGCATCCACCCGCCAGTGGGCGGGTCGTGCTGATCTTCCAGCCGGCGGAGGAGAACGGCCAGGGTGCCCGCGCCATGATCGCGGACGGCCTGCTCGACCGCTGGCCGTTCGACGAGGTCTACGCCTTCCACAACATGCCGCTGCTGCCACCCGGCACCGCCGGCATCCGCACCGGCCCGGTGCTGAACGGCTACATAATCTGGGACATCTTGGTGGAAGGTGTGGGTGGCCACGGCGCCGCCTTCTTCAAGGCGGTCGATCCGTTGCAGGCCGCCGCCCGCTTGGCGGTGGAGATCTCTTCCATCGCCGGGCGCTACCTCGATCCGGCGGAAAGCGGCCTCGTCACGTGCTGCTCGCTGCAGGCGGGCAGTTCGCACAACATCATCCCCGCCTCGGCCACGCTCGGCGGGACCCTGCGCGCGCTGAAGCCCGATGTGCTGGCGCTGTTGTGGGACCGGTTGCAGCAGGCCTGCACCGGCATCGCCGCGCTGACCGGCTGCACGATCACCTGCCGCGCCCAGGCGGAGGTGCCGCCATGCGTCAATCATCCGGACGCCGCCGACCACGCCGCCGCCATTGCCGCGCAGGTGTTGGGGCAGGGTCGCGTGGTGCGCGACCATCCGCCCTACCCCTTCACGGACGACATGGCCCTGCTGCTGCAGGCTGCCCCCGGTGCCTATCTGTTCCTGGGGCAGGACAGCGCGATGTGCCACCACCCGGCCTACGATTTCGACGATGCGCTACTGCCCCAGGCGGCGGCGATCTTCGCCGGGATCGTCAGGCACAGGTTGGGATGA